From Medicago truncatula cultivar Jemalong A17 chromosome 7, MtrunA17r5.0-ANR, whole genome shotgun sequence, a single genomic window includes:
- the LOC11444775 gene encoding F-box/FBD/LRR-repeat protein At4g26340: protein MSSSSHKKRRLRKSSKVDRISDLPDSILCHILYFLPTKLAATTSVLSKRWKRLWLSVLSLDFDPSGFKTSDLFLHVVYSTMYRREITLPIHSFRFKSRSCRIQKDVNQFVYHVLQRGIQNLYLNLSKSCRYLIKLPATIFSCRTLKVLRLRNLTVGDISQVDLYLPSLQTLHLHKVDFGSHEQLMKLLLSCPILEDLETTKSCFMFGLSNRFLVDFITLPNIIKARISEFFVPLSMVCKAENLRIEKVWMFTYCMQLPMFESLIHLELSLNFKIWYPRWEWLLGMLKHSPKLQNLTIQDNKAIEEAIDECWKDPPIVPECLSSQLKTCHIRVYKGTKYDLEFTKYIMENSKVLETMTINSTRSLDMNVKYQLLMKLSSYTRGSTTCKLLFD from the exons ATGTCGTCTTCCTCACATAAAAAGAGAAGGTTGAGAAAATCTTCCAAGGTAGATAGGATTAGCGACCTACCGGATTCAATTCTGTGTCACATACTCTATTTTCTTCCAACCAAACTTGCTGCAACCACAAGTGTCCTCTCAAAGAGATGGAAACGATTGTGGCTATCAGTTCTCTCCCTCGACTTTGACCCTAGCGGCTTCAAAACTTCTGATCTCTTTCTCCATGTAGTTTACTCAACCATGTACCGTCGAGAAATTACACTACCAATCCATTCGTTTCGCTTCAAGTCTCGTAGTTGTCGCATCCAAAAGGATGTCAATCAATTTGTGTACCATGTACTGCAACGTGGAATACAAAACTTGTACCTCAATCTATCTAAGAGTTGTcgctatttaattaaattaccTGCTACTATTTTTAGTTGTAGAACACTAAAGGTTCTTAGGTTGAGAAACTTAACGGTGGGAGATATTTCTCAAGTGGATTTATATTTACCTAGTCTTCAAACTCTCCATTTGCATAAGGTTGATTTTGGATCTCATGAACAACTGATGAAGCTTTTATTAAGCTGTCCTATTCTAGAGGATTTGGAAACAACTAAAAGTTGCTTTATGTTCGGTCTGAGTAACCGTTTTTTGGTGGACTTTATAACCTTACCTAATATAATCAAGGCAAGGATTAGTGAATTCTTTGTTCCACTTAGTATGGTTTGTAAAGCAGAGAACTTACGTATAGAAAAAGTG TGGATGTTCACATATTGCATGCAACTTCCCATGTTTGAGAGTCTGATTCACTTGGAGCTTagcttaaattttaaaatttggtatCCGAGGTGGGAGTGGTTGCTCGGAATGCTCAAACATTCTCCCAAACTACAGAATCTTACCATCCAG GATAATAAGGCTATAGAAGAGGCAATTGATGAATGTTGGAAGGATCCACCAATAGTTCCGGAATGTCTTTCATCGCAGCTCAAAACATGTCACATTAGAGTTTACAAAGGCACAAAATATGATCTCGaatttacaaaatatattatggAGAATTCAAAAGTACTAGAAACTATGACAATTAATAGTACACGTTCCCTAGATATGAATGTGAAGTACCAATTGTTAATGAAACTATCTTCATATACAAGAGGCTCTACGACATGTAAACTTTTATTTGATTGA